DNA sequence from the Acidobacteriota bacterium genome:
CTGACCCTTCTTGTGCGCCATGATGATCTCGTCGCTGATGCGCGGTCCCGGTCCGTCGGGCCGGTTAGCGTGTCTCGATGCGCGTTATGCGGACGCGCGTCTGGGCCGTCCGGTGGCCGAGGGTCCGGCGCCACGCCTTGCGCCGGCGCTTGCGGAAAACCCGCAGCTTCGGACCACGCGTCTGGCTGTCGATTACACCGGTCACCGTTGCCTGGTCGATGTACGGCGTTCCCG
Encoded proteins:
- the rplU gene encoding 50S ribosomal protein L21 → MFAIIESGGRQLRVEEGAVVTIDHLSREVGDTVTFDRVLFVDGNGATAAGTPYIDQATVTGVIDSQTRGPKLRVFRKRRRKAWRRTLGHRTAQTRVRITRIETR